Proteins from one Calonectris borealis chromosome 39, bCalBor7.hap1.2, whole genome shotgun sequence genomic window:
- the ZNF629 gene encoding zinc finger protein 629 isoform X3, protein MQASASPSGCPMDAPTGAAEETPKEPPAAGAPPGRPYICSECGKAFGQWSKLERHRRSHTGERPNACGECGKRFAQRSHLAQHLRTHTGERPYKCGDCGKAFGWSSNLAQHRRTHTGERPYACAECGKAFSQSTNLVKHQRAHAGERPYACGQCRKAFYRSSDLLQHQASHSGERPYRCGQCGKSFAQRANLLKHGKTHGGEKPFRCGECGKGFVQSSELIQHQRSHSGEKPFACAECGKRFGHGATLAKHRRLHLGLQPHRCGECGRAFGLRSALARHQRAHGEERPFACGECGQAFALRSNLALHRRTHAGERPYRCGECGKAFGMSSTLVRHQRIHTGEKPYGCGECGRAFVRSAHLEQHRRTHTGERPYGCARCGRRFSQSSNLITHERVHLEEAHGAAQGWTTAEALEGHLKTKTLGVQPGLETLESQPGLETMEVQPGLEMMEGHPKTKAFGMQPSVDTLEGQPAMEMSGLEMLEEHPKTKRLGVPQGLEMMEVKPGLKTLGVQPGLETMEEHPKTKRLGVHQGLETMEEHPKTTRLEEHPHVETLEVHPSLEVMEKHPKTRRLGAPHGLEMSEAHPKPGSLGVHQGLETVEEHPKTRSPKDQPRLGGAPQGGAPHGRAPHDGEPRDGAPHGGAP, encoded by the exons ATGCAGGCCAGCGCCAGCCCCTCGG gctgccccatggACGCCCCGACCGGAGCCGCTGAGGAGACCCCCAAGGAGCCGCCGGCAG CCggagccccccccggccgcccctaCATCTGCAGCGAGTGCGGCAAAGCCTTCGGCCAATGGTCGAAGCTGGAGCGTCACCGGCGCAGCCACACCGGCGAACGCCCCAACGCCTGCGGCGAGTGCGGCAAACGTTTCGCCCAACGCTCCCACCTGGCCCAGCACCTCCGGACCCACACCGGCGAACGGCCCTACAAGTGTGGCGACTGCGGCAAAGCTTTCGGTTGGAGCTCCAACCTGGCCCAGCACCGCCGCACCCACACCGGCGAGCGCCCCTACGCCTGCGCCGAATGCGGCAAAGCCTTCAGCCAAAGCACCAACCTGGTGAAACACCAGCGCGCCCACGCCGGCGAGCGACCCTACGCCTGCGGTCAGTGCCGGAAAGCGTTTTACCGCAGCTCCGATCTCCTCCAACACCAAGCCAGCCACTCTGGCGAACGACCCTACCGCTGCGGCCAATGCGGCAAGAGCTTCGCCCAACGCGCCAACCTCCTCAAGCACGGCAAGACCCACGGCGGCGAGAAGCCCTTCCGCTGCGGCGAGTGCGGCAAAGGCTTCGTCCAAAGCTCGGAGCTCATCCAGCACCAGCGCAGCCACAGCGGCGAGAAACCCTTCGCCTGCGCCGAGTGCGGCAAACGCTTTGGCCACGGGGCCACCTTGGCCAAACACCGGCGGTTGCATTTGGGTTTGCAACCGCACCGCTGCGGGGAGTGCGGGCGAGCCTTCGGGCTGCGCTCGGCGCTGGCGCGGCACCAACGGGCGCACGGGGAGGAGCGACCCTTCGCCTGCGGCGAGTGCGGCCAAGCCTTCGCCCTTCGCTCCAACCTGGCCCTGCACCGACGGACGCACgccggcgagcggccctaccgTTGCGGCGAGTGCGGCAAGGCGTTCGGCATGAGCTCCACCCTGGTGCggcaccagcgcatccacaccggggagAAACCCTACGGCTGCGGGGAATGCGGCCGGGCTTTCGTCCGCAGCGCCCACCTGGAGCAGCACCGGCGgacccacaccggcgagcggccctacgGCTGCGCCCGCTGCGGCCGGCGCTTCAGCCAGAGCTCCAACCTCATCACCCACGAGCGGGTGCACCTGGAGGAGGCCCACGGGGCGGCGCAGGGGTGGACGACTGCGGAGGCGTTGGAGGGGCACCTGAAGACCAAGACGTTGGGGGTTCAACCGGGTTTGGAGACATTGGAGAGTCAACCAGGCTTGGAGACGATGGAAGTTCAGCCAGGCTTGGAGATGATGGAGGGGCACCCAAAGACCAAGGCGTTTGGGATGCAACCAAGTGTGGACACGTTGGAGGGTCAACCAGCCATGGAGATGTCAGGCTTGGAGATGTTGGAGGAGCACCCAAAGACCAAGAGACTTGGGGTGCCCCAAGGTTTGGAGATGATGGAAGTGAAACCAGGCTTGAAGACATTGGGTGTTCAGCCAGGTTTGGAGACAATGGAGGAGCACCCGAAGACCAAGAGACTTGGGGTGCACCAAGGTTTGGAGACGATGGAGGAGCACCCAAAGACCACGAGACTTGAAGAGCACCCACACGTGGAGACGCTGGAGGTTCACCCAAGCTTAGAGGTGATGGAGAAGCACCCAAAGACCAGGAGGCTTGGGGCACCCCATGGTCTGGAGATGTCGGAGGCGCACCCGAAGCCCGGGAGCCTTGGGGTGCACCAAGGGTTGGAAACCGTggaggagcaccccaagaccagGAGCCCCAAGGACCAGCCACGacttgggggggcaccccaag GTGGGGCACCCCATGGTAGAGCACCCCATGATGGAGAACCCCGAGATGGGGCACCCCATGGTGGGGCACCCTGA
- the ZNF629 gene encoding zinc finger protein 629 isoform X2, with protein sequence MQASASPSGCPMDAPTGAAEETPKEPPAAGAPPGRPYICSECGKAFGQWSKLERHRRSHTGERPNACGECGKRFAQRSHLAQHLRTHTGERPYKCGDCGKAFGWSSNLAQHRRTHTGERPYACAECGKAFSQSTNLVKHQRAHAGERPYACGQCRKAFYRSSDLLQHQASHSGERPYRCGQCGKSFAQRANLLKHGKTHGGEKPFRCGECGKGFVQSSELIQHQRSHSGEKPFACAECGKRFGHGATLAKHRRLHLGLQPHRCGECGRAFGLRSALARHQRAHGEERPFACGECGQAFALRSNLALHRRTHAGERPYRCGECGKAFGMSSTLVRHQRIHTGEKPYGCGECGRAFVRSAHLEQHRRTHTGERPYGCARCGRRFSQSSNLITHERVHLEEAHGAAQGWTTAEALEGHLKTKTLGVQPGLETLESQPGLETMEVQPGLEMMEGHPKTKAFGMQPSVDTLEGQPAMEMSGLEMLEEHPKTKRLGVPQGLEMMEVKPGLKTLGVQPGLETMEEHPKTKRLGVHQGLETMEEHPKTTRLEEHPHVETLEVHPSLEVMEKHPKTRRLGAPHGLEMSEAHPKPGSLGVHQGLETVEEHPKTRSPKDQPRLGGAPQDGAPRGGAPHGRAPHDGEPRDGAPHGGAP encoded by the exons ATGCAGGCCAGCGCCAGCCCCTCGG gctgccccatggACGCCCCGACCGGAGCCGCTGAGGAGACCCCCAAGGAGCCGCCGGCAG CCggagccccccccggccgcccctaCATCTGCAGCGAGTGCGGCAAAGCCTTCGGCCAATGGTCGAAGCTGGAGCGTCACCGGCGCAGCCACACCGGCGAACGCCCCAACGCCTGCGGCGAGTGCGGCAAACGTTTCGCCCAACGCTCCCACCTGGCCCAGCACCTCCGGACCCACACCGGCGAACGGCCCTACAAGTGTGGCGACTGCGGCAAAGCTTTCGGTTGGAGCTCCAACCTGGCCCAGCACCGCCGCACCCACACCGGCGAGCGCCCCTACGCCTGCGCCGAATGCGGCAAAGCCTTCAGCCAAAGCACCAACCTGGTGAAACACCAGCGCGCCCACGCCGGCGAGCGACCCTACGCCTGCGGTCAGTGCCGGAAAGCGTTTTACCGCAGCTCCGATCTCCTCCAACACCAAGCCAGCCACTCTGGCGAACGACCCTACCGCTGCGGCCAATGCGGCAAGAGCTTCGCCCAACGCGCCAACCTCCTCAAGCACGGCAAGACCCACGGCGGCGAGAAGCCCTTCCGCTGCGGCGAGTGCGGCAAAGGCTTCGTCCAAAGCTCGGAGCTCATCCAGCACCAGCGCAGCCACAGCGGCGAGAAACCCTTCGCCTGCGCCGAGTGCGGCAAACGCTTTGGCCACGGGGCCACCTTGGCCAAACACCGGCGGTTGCATTTGGGTTTGCAACCGCACCGCTGCGGGGAGTGCGGGCGAGCCTTCGGGCTGCGCTCGGCGCTGGCGCGGCACCAACGGGCGCACGGGGAGGAGCGACCCTTCGCCTGCGGCGAGTGCGGCCAAGCCTTCGCCCTTCGCTCCAACCTGGCCCTGCACCGACGGACGCACgccggcgagcggccctaccgTTGCGGCGAGTGCGGCAAGGCGTTCGGCATGAGCTCCACCCTGGTGCggcaccagcgcatccacaccggggagAAACCCTACGGCTGCGGGGAATGCGGCCGGGCTTTCGTCCGCAGCGCCCACCTGGAGCAGCACCGGCGgacccacaccggcgagcggccctacgGCTGCGCCCGCTGCGGCCGGCGCTTCAGCCAGAGCTCCAACCTCATCACCCACGAGCGGGTGCACCTGGAGGAGGCCCACGGGGCGGCGCAGGGGTGGACGACTGCGGAGGCGTTGGAGGGGCACCTGAAGACCAAGACGTTGGGGGTTCAACCGGGTTTGGAGACATTGGAGAGTCAACCAGGCTTGGAGACGATGGAAGTTCAGCCAGGCTTGGAGATGATGGAGGGGCACCCAAAGACCAAGGCGTTTGGGATGCAACCAAGTGTGGACACGTTGGAGGGTCAACCAGCCATGGAGATGTCAGGCTTGGAGATGTTGGAGGAGCACCCAAAGACCAAGAGACTTGGGGTGCCCCAAGGTTTGGAGATGATGGAAGTGAAACCAGGCTTGAAGACATTGGGTGTTCAGCCAGGTTTGGAGACAATGGAGGAGCACCCGAAGACCAAGAGACTTGGGGTGCACCAAGGTTTGGAGACGATGGAGGAGCACCCAAAGACCACGAGACTTGAAGAGCACCCACACGTGGAGACGCTGGAGGTTCACCCAAGCTTAGAGGTGATGGAGAAGCACCCAAAGACCAGGAGGCTTGGGGCACCCCATGGTCTGGAGATGTCGGAGGCGCACCCGAAGCCCGGGAGCCTTGGGGTGCACCAAGGGTTGGAAACCGTggaggagcaccccaagaccagGAGCCCCAAGGACCAGCCACGacttgggggggcaccccaag ATGGGGCACCCCGAGGTGGGGCACCCCATGGTAGAGCACCCCATGATGGAGAACCCCGAGATGGGGCACCCCATGGTGGGGCACCCTGA
- the ZNF629 gene encoding zinc finger protein 629 isoform X1: protein MQASASPSGCPMDAPTGAAEETPKEPPAAGAPPGRPYICSECGKAFGQWSKLERHRRSHTGERPNACGECGKRFAQRSHLAQHLRTHTGERPYKCGDCGKAFGWSSNLAQHRRTHTGERPYACAECGKAFSQSTNLVKHQRAHAGERPYACGQCRKAFYRSSDLLQHQASHSGERPYRCGQCGKSFAQRANLLKHGKTHGGEKPFRCGECGKGFVQSSELIQHQRSHSGEKPFACAECGKRFGHGATLAKHRRLHLGLQPHRCGECGRAFGLRSALARHQRAHGEERPFACGECGQAFALRSNLALHRRTHAGERPYRCGECGKAFGMSSTLVRHQRIHTGEKPYGCGECGRAFVRSAHLEQHRRTHTGERPYGCARCGRRFSQSSNLITHERVHLEEAHGAAQGWTTAEALEGHLKTKTLGVQPGLETLESQPGLETMEVQPGLEMMEGHPKTKAFGMQPSVDTLEGQPAMEMSGLEMLEEHPKTKRLGVPQGLEMMEVKPGLKTLGVQPGLETMEEHPKTKRLGVHQGLETMEEHPKTTRLEEHPHVETLEVHPSLEVMEKHPKTRRLGAPHGLEMSEAHPKPGSLGVHQGLETVEEHPKTRSPKDQPRLGGAPQGGAPHDGAPRGGAPHGRAPHDGEPRDGAPRGGAPHGRAPHDGEPRDGAPHGGAP, encoded by the exons ATGCAGGCCAGCGCCAGCCCCTCGG gctgccccatggACGCCCCGACCGGAGCCGCTGAGGAGACCCCCAAGGAGCCGCCGGCAG CCggagccccccccggccgcccctaCATCTGCAGCGAGTGCGGCAAAGCCTTCGGCCAATGGTCGAAGCTGGAGCGTCACCGGCGCAGCCACACCGGCGAACGCCCCAACGCCTGCGGCGAGTGCGGCAAACGTTTCGCCCAACGCTCCCACCTGGCCCAGCACCTCCGGACCCACACCGGCGAACGGCCCTACAAGTGTGGCGACTGCGGCAAAGCTTTCGGTTGGAGCTCCAACCTGGCCCAGCACCGCCGCACCCACACCGGCGAGCGCCCCTACGCCTGCGCCGAATGCGGCAAAGCCTTCAGCCAAAGCACCAACCTGGTGAAACACCAGCGCGCCCACGCCGGCGAGCGACCCTACGCCTGCGGTCAGTGCCGGAAAGCGTTTTACCGCAGCTCCGATCTCCTCCAACACCAAGCCAGCCACTCTGGCGAACGACCCTACCGCTGCGGCCAATGCGGCAAGAGCTTCGCCCAACGCGCCAACCTCCTCAAGCACGGCAAGACCCACGGCGGCGAGAAGCCCTTCCGCTGCGGCGAGTGCGGCAAAGGCTTCGTCCAAAGCTCGGAGCTCATCCAGCACCAGCGCAGCCACAGCGGCGAGAAACCCTTCGCCTGCGCCGAGTGCGGCAAACGCTTTGGCCACGGGGCCACCTTGGCCAAACACCGGCGGTTGCATTTGGGTTTGCAACCGCACCGCTGCGGGGAGTGCGGGCGAGCCTTCGGGCTGCGCTCGGCGCTGGCGCGGCACCAACGGGCGCACGGGGAGGAGCGACCCTTCGCCTGCGGCGAGTGCGGCCAAGCCTTCGCCCTTCGCTCCAACCTGGCCCTGCACCGACGGACGCACgccggcgagcggccctaccgTTGCGGCGAGTGCGGCAAGGCGTTCGGCATGAGCTCCACCCTGGTGCggcaccagcgcatccacaccggggagAAACCCTACGGCTGCGGGGAATGCGGCCGGGCTTTCGTCCGCAGCGCCCACCTGGAGCAGCACCGGCGgacccacaccggcgagcggccctacgGCTGCGCCCGCTGCGGCCGGCGCTTCAGCCAGAGCTCCAACCTCATCACCCACGAGCGGGTGCACCTGGAGGAGGCCCACGGGGCGGCGCAGGGGTGGACGACTGCGGAGGCGTTGGAGGGGCACCTGAAGACCAAGACGTTGGGGGTTCAACCGGGTTTGGAGACATTGGAGAGTCAACCAGGCTTGGAGACGATGGAAGTTCAGCCAGGCTTGGAGATGATGGAGGGGCACCCAAAGACCAAGGCGTTTGGGATGCAACCAAGTGTGGACACGTTGGAGGGTCAACCAGCCATGGAGATGTCAGGCTTGGAGATGTTGGAGGAGCACCCAAAGACCAAGAGACTTGGGGTGCCCCAAGGTTTGGAGATGATGGAAGTGAAACCAGGCTTGAAGACATTGGGTGTTCAGCCAGGTTTGGAGACAATGGAGGAGCACCCGAAGACCAAGAGACTTGGGGTGCACCAAGGTTTGGAGACGATGGAGGAGCACCCAAAGACCACGAGACTTGAAGAGCACCCACACGTGGAGACGCTGGAGGTTCACCCAAGCTTAGAGGTGATGGAGAAGCACCCAAAGACCAGGAGGCTTGGGGCACCCCATGGTCTGGAGATGTCGGAGGCGCACCCGAAGCCCGGGAGCCTTGGGGTGCACCAAGGGTTGGAAACCGTggaggagcaccccaagaccagGAGCCCCAAGGACCAGCCACGacttgggggggcaccccaaggtgGAGCACCCCATGATGGAGCACCCCGAGGTGGGGCACCCCATGGTAGAGCACCCCATGATGGAGAACCCCGAGATGGGGCACCCCGAGGTGGGGCACCCCATGGTAGAGCACCCCATGATGGAGAACCCCGAGATGGGGCACCCCATGGTGGGGCACCCTGA
- the ZNF668 gene encoding zinc finger protein 668, whose protein sequence is MEEHQEGPGGDIHGDVSGGTRGDVGGGTHGEVGGGTHGDVHGGTHGDVGGGTRGDVHGGTRGDVGDGTRGDVGGGTRGDVGGGTHGRDGTLGDLHDDALDDTPGDISNDTHSSVRGDTHGDLQGDTPGDFHDDTHETPRGDTHQDLQDDTQADLQVVSRGDLRDDTPGDPPAPPAYVKSGSRYKCPTCATTFPTPPRALRHAQTHVSTASGSGTTTTRSRDAATAATSGGATATRSRGATTAMDVSTTSGGATTRSRSATATRSRGATTTTAAPTTSMGATATRSRGATTTTTRSRGATTTAYGGAITMTDVSETSGDATATVDVSKEPGGATTTMDMSATSVGTTTRSRGATTTRSRGVTTTRSRSATTTTSGGTATTTDASKASGDATTMVDTSKTAGGATTTTTRSRGATTTRSRGATATRAASKASGGPTATIAMSKASGGATVSSNATTTMDASEAPGGAATSTSGGAGAAIDAPKASGDATTTTTSTPETSGDAATTTSASKASGDATATDAPCSACPRPAPPFPCAACPKSYGTLSKLTIHQRAHTGERPFSCPDCPKSFADPSVYRKHCRGHTGLRPHRCGACPKAYAERKDLRNHQRSHTGERPFLCAECGKSFGRSSSLACHQRIHAPRKPYACGTCGKAFTQLSSFQSHQRVHTGERPYLCPQCGRMFSDPSSYRRHQRAHQGVKPYGCGECGKAFRQPADLAVHRRTHTGERPWRCGECGKAFVASWDLKRHRLSHTDERPWRCGECGKGFWERAALGKHRRTHSGERPYTCERCGKGFGGASGLRKHERTHGKREAGGGDNMAASGGADVAAGAGLNMAAGTGLNMAAGAGLNMAAGPGLSIAGSGQGMATRLGHDVAAGAGHSMAARAGHGMATGAGHDMGGQPGHIMATVVGHGMAAGAGHDLGGQPGHGMATGVGHGMVAGAGHDMGGQPGHGMATSIVHGIAAGIGHNVGAQPGHTMAASVGHGMTASIGHDVGAQPGHKVAAGAGHNMATRLGHDVAGRAGHTVVAQAGRDVATATGQDVGAQPGHDVAAGLGHSMATAPGAGPVMAAGAGHEMAAAGGAMGCGSLNVADACGGPNMAAPSGGPKMAAANMATSSGGPNVAAPSMAAPSGGPNMAATNMAVPITAPGACPAAGGVASPDPASLEPRPFACPLCPKRFGARAGLRKHQRRHGPAPSPQAPPTPGPAPAGTA, encoded by the coding sequence ATGGAGGAGCACCAGGAGGGTCCAGGTGGGGACATCCATGGGGACGTCAGTGGTGGCACCCGTGGGGACGTcggtggtggcacccatggggaAGTcggtggtggcacccatggggacgtccatggtggcacccatggggatGTCGGTGGTGGCACCCGTGGGGACGTCCATGGTGGCACCCGTGGGGACGTCGGTGATGGCACCCGTGGGGACGTCGGTGGTGGCACCCGTGGGGACGTTGGTGGTGGCACCCATGGCCGTGATGGCACCCTTGGGGACCTCCACGATGATGCCCTTGAtgacacccctggggacatcaGCAATGACACCCACAGCAGTGTCCGAGGTGACACCCATGGGGACCTCCAAGGTGACACCCCTGGGGATTTCCATGATGACACCCACGAGACCCCCCGAGGTGACACCCACCAAGACCTCCAAGATGACACCCAAGCAGACCTCCAAGTCGTCTCCCGTGGGGACCTCCGTGAcgacacccctggggacccccctgccccgcccgccTACGTGAAGTCGGGGAGCCGCTACAAGTGTCCCACCTGCGCCACCACCTTCCCCACCCCGCCGCGGGCCCTGCGCCACGCCCAGACACACGTGTCCACCGCGTCTGGAAgtggcaccaccaccaccaggtcTAGAGATGCCGCCACCGCCGCCACATCCGGAGGTGCCACTGCCACCAGGTCCAGAGGTGCCACCACCGCGATGGATGTGTCCACCACCTCCGGAGGTGCCACCACCAGGTCCAGAAGTGCCACCGCAACCAGGTCGAGAGGTGCCACCACCACGACGGCTGCACCTACCACCTCCATGGGTGCCACCGCCACCAGGtccagaggtgccaccaccaccaccaccaggtccagaggtgccaccaccacTGCATACGGAGGTGCCATCACCATGACAGATGTTTCTGAAACATCTGGAGATGCTACTGCCACAGTGGATGTCTctaaagaacctgggggtgccaCCACCACGATGGATATGTCCGCCACTTCTGTGGGCACCACCACCAGGtccagaggtgccaccaccacAAGGTCCAGAGGTGTCACCACCACCAGGTCCAGAAGTGCCACCACCACCACGTCTGGAGGCACTGCTACCACGACAGATGCATCCAAAGCATCCGGAGATGCCACCACCATGGTGGACACATCCAAAACAGCTGGaggtgccaccaccaccaccacccggtccagaggtgccaccaccacCAGGTCCAGAGGTGCCACCGCCACgagggctgcatccaaagcatcTGGAGGTCCCACTGCTACGATAGCCATGTCCAAAGCATCCGGAGGTGCCACTGTCTCCAGCAATGCCACCACCACGATGGATGCATCTGAAGCACCCGGAGGTGCCGCCACCAGCACATCcggcggtgctggtgctgcgaTAGATGCACCCAAAGCATCCGGagatgccaccaccaccaccacatccaCACCCGAAACATCCGGAGATGCCGCCACCACCACGTCCGCATCCAAAGCATCTGGAGATGCCACCGCCACGGAcgccccctgctctgcctgcccccgccccgctccccccttcccctgcgccGCCTGCCCCAAGTCCTACGGCACCCTCTCCAAGCTGACCATCCACCAACGCGCCCACACCGGCGAACGTCCCTTCTCCTGCCCGGATTGCCCCAAATCCTTTGCCGACCCCTCTGTCTACCGCAAACACTGTCGCGGTCACACCGGCTTGCGTCCCCACCGCTGCGGCGCCTGCCCCAAAGCCTACGCCGAGCGCAAGGACCTCCGCAACCACCAGCGCAGCCACACGGGCGAGCGGCCCTTCCTCTGCGccgagtgcgggaagagcttcggCCGTTCCTCCTCCCTCGCTTGCCACCAGCGCATCCACGCCCCCCGCAAGCCCTACGCCTGCGGGACCTGCGGGAAGGCCttcacccagctctcctccttccAGAGCCACCAGCGCGTCCACACCGGGGAACGTCCCTACCTCTGTCCCCAGTGCGGGCGGATGTTCTCCGACCCCTCCAGCTACCGCCGGCACCAACGCGCCCACCAAGGCGTGAAACCCTACGGCTGCGGAGAATGCGGCAAAGCTTTCCGGCAGCCGGCGGATCTGGCGGTGCATCGGCGGACCCATACGGGCGAGCGGCCGTGGCGGTGCGGGGAGTGCGGCAAAGCCTTTGTGGCCTCCTGGGACCTCAAGCGGCACCGGCTGAGCCACACGGACGAGCGGCCTTGGCGGTGCGGGGAGTGCGGGAAGGGTTTCTGGGAGAGGGCGGCGCTGGGCAAGCACCGGCGGACGCACTCTGGCGAGAGGCCCTACACCTGCGAGCGCTGCGGGAAGGGCTTCGGGGGGGCCTCGGGGCTACGCAAGCATGAGAGGACGCATGGGAAGAGGGAGGCGGGAGGCGGGGACAACATGGCCGCCAGCGGGGGAGCGGATGTGGCTGCCGGGGCTGGCCTTAATATGGCCGCCGGCACTGGCCTCAATATGGCCGCCGGCGCTGGCCTCAATATGGCTGCCGGACCTGGCCTCAGTATTGCTGGAAGCGGTCAGGGCATGGCCACCAGACTTGGCCATGACGTGGCTGCTGGAGCTGGCCACAGTATGGCCGCCAGAGCTGGCCATGGCATGGCCACCGGTGCTGGGCATGACATGGGTGGTCAACCTGGCCACATTATGGCCACCGTTGTTGGCCATGGTATGGCTGCTGGCGCTGGGCATGACCTGGGTGGTCAACCTGGCCACGGTATGGCCACCGGCGTTGGCCATGGCATGGTTGCTGGTGCTGGGCATGACATGGGTGGTCAACCTGGCCACGGTATGGCCACCAGCATTGTCCATGGCATCGCTGCTGGCATTGGGCATAACGTGGGTGCCCAACCTGGCCACACTATGGCCGCCAGCGTTGGCCATGGCATGACTGCCAGCATTGGGCATGACGTGGGTGCCCAACCTGGCCACAAAGTGGCTGCCGGAGCTGGCCACAATATGGCCACCAGACTTGGCCATGACGTGGCCGGCAGAGCTGGCCACACCGTGGTTGCCCAAGCCGGCCGTGACGTGGCCACTGCTACTGGGCAGGACGTGGGTGCTCAGCCTGGTCACGATGTGGCCGCTGGACTCGGCCACAGCATGGCCACTGCCCCTGGAGCCGGGCCCGTCATGGCCGCTGGAGCTGGTCACGAGATGGCGGCTGCCGGAGGAGCCATGGGCTGTGGCAGCCTCAACGTGGCCGATGCCTGTGGAGGCCCCAACATGGCTGCCCCCAGTGGAGGTCCCAAAATGGCCGCCGCCAACATGGCCACCTCCAGCGGAGGTCCCAACGTGGCTGCCCCAAGTATGGCCGCCCCAAGCGGAGGTCCAAACATGGCCGCCACCAACATGGCTGTCCCCATCACAGCCCCAGGGGCGTGCCCGGCCGCCGGGGGCGTGGCCTCGCCCGACCCCGCCTCCCTGGAGCCCCGCCCCTTCGCTTGCCCTCTCTGCCCCAAGCGCTTcggggcccgggcggggctgCGCAAGCACCAGCGCCGCCACggtcccgccccctccccgcaggccccgcccacccctggccccgcccctgcCGGGACGGCTTAG